A genomic region of Paroedura picta isolate Pp20150507F chromosome 4, Ppicta_v3.0, whole genome shotgun sequence contains the following coding sequences:
- the PIGC gene encoding phosphatidylinositol N-acetylglucosaminyltransferase subunit C, whose product MPSTRPDGRQRWQKVLYKKQAFPDNYVDQSFLEKLRKNVHARKYQYWAVVFESGVVIQQLCSVCVFVVIWWYMDVGLLAPQWLFGTGLVSSLAGYVLFDAIDSGVGRSESGRTRWADLKSSVVFVAFTYGFSPVLKTLTESISTDTIYAMSAFMLLGHLIFFDYGANAAIVSSTLSLNMAIFASVCLASRLPRSLHAFVMVTFAIQIFALWPMLQKKLKAQTPPGYVVITLLFAAAALGGLLTITGVGAVLFALLLASISCLCPYCLIRLQLFKNNIHGPWDEAEIKEDLSRFLM is encoded by the coding sequence ATGCCCTCCACGCGGCCGGACGGGAGGCAGCGCTGGCAGAAGGTGCTCTACAAGAAGCAGGCGTTTCCCGATAACTACGTGGACCAGAGCTTCCTGGAGAAGCTCCGCAAGAACGTCCATGCGCGCAAGTaccagtactgggccgtggtGTTTGAATCCGGGGTCGTGATCCAGCAGCTGTGCAGCGTCTGTGTCTTCGTGGTCATCTGGTGGTACATGGACGTGGGGCTGCTGGCTCCTCAGTGGCTGTTCGGGACCGGCCTGGTGTCCTCCCTCGCCGGCTACGTCCTCTTTGACGCCATCGATTCGGGAGTGGGGAGGAGCGAGAGTGGGCGGACGCGGTGGGCGGACCTGAAGAGCTCCGTGGTCTTCGTGGCCTTCACCTACGGCTTCTCCCCGGTGCTGAAGACCTTGACCGAGTCCATCAGCACGGACACCATCTACGCCATGTCTGCCTTCATGCTCCTTGGGCACCTGATCTTTTTTGACTACGGGGCCAATGCGGCCATCGTGTCCAGCACCCTCTCGCTCAACATGGCCATCTTCGCCTCCGTCTGCTTGGCCTCCCGGCTGCCACGCTCCCTGCATGCCTTCGTCATGGTGACCTTCGCTATCCAGATCTTTGCCCTGTGGCCCATGCTGCAGAAGAAGCTCAAAGCCCAGACTCCCCCTGGCTACGTGGTCATCACTTTGCTCTTTGCTGCAGCTGCCTTGGGGGGCCTGCTGACCATCACCGGGGTCGGGGCGGTTCTCTTTGCCCTCCTGCTGGCCTCCATCTCGTGCCTGTGCCCCTATTGCCTCATCAGGCTGCAGCTCTTCAAAAACAACATCCACGGCCCGTGGGACGAAGCGGAAATCAAGGAAGACCTCTCCAGGTTCCTCATGTAG